In Micromonospora sp. WMMD980, the following are encoded in one genomic region:
- a CDS encoding DUF3085 domain-containing protein, whose amino-acid sequence MALHLYFPLPETLRLAEHAVAAAEHVASYTEREDGVACPGALEWVHDDGVYLMSNGLPRLADPQRPGSNLTVYAHGWNPRLDAHRSDPDLGGDDFVEHLHLTAEPDPLIGQLRRAHTVGYQWLDLMVEADTFTHRFTRTPRLA is encoded by the coding sequence ATGGCACTGCACCTGTACTTCCCGCTGCCCGAGACGCTGCGGCTGGCCGAACACGCCGTTGCGGCTGCCGAACACGTCGCCAGCTACACCGAACGGGAGGACGGCGTCGCCTGCCCAGGGGCGCTGGAGTGGGTCCACGACGACGGCGTGTACCTGATGTCCAACGGCCTACCCCGACTGGCCGACCCGCAGCGGCCCGGCTCCAACCTCACCGTCTACGCCCACGGCTGGAACCCCCGCCTCGACGCGCACCGCAGCGACCCCGACCTCGGCGGTGACGACTTCGTCGAGCACCTGCACCTCACCGCGGAACCCGACCCGCTGATCGGGCAGCTGCGCCGCGCCCACACCGTCGGCTACCAGTGGCTCGACCTGATGGTTGAGGCCGACACCTTCACCCACCGGTTCACCCGCACACCCCGCCTCGCCTGA